The genome window GCCTACATTCCTGGTTTCTGGAATAGTTTGAATTCCTATAATCTTTGATCAAATTTACCATTCTTTAATTTCAAAGACCATTGGTTTGGTTAACAAACTAACATGAACCAGATTATTGTTTTATTGCTAACATTTTCCCCCAGAGATTAAAATCTTGATATGTACAAAACAAATGCTGCTATTGTAACACCGACGGACCCCGGTCGTCATCGGGCGGAATCGAACCTgcgacctctggagcttagtacatgAGCTTGTACCGCATGACCTAAAAGGCTACAGAGCAGactcataatctctctctctctctctctctctctctctctaagtggtcttggggCTACTACATGGGACAGAACACACCCAGGAGGTGCATGGGTTACACTATGCATTCCTATCTAGAAGAAACATGCTTGCATTTTGTTTAATACTGAGAATGCACATAaagctgcagagaaaaaaaaaactgcacaTCCCAAATTGTTTCATAAAGTAATTACCTGTTTAAAAGTTCTTTCATAAAACTGTCTTTTGCTGAATATGTGATGGTGGAGGAACCACTCTTTTGATAACACCTAATCTGGCCAGGGATGTCTTGTGAAGCTCTTGTATTCTTTTTGCCTTTCAAAACATCATCTAAAATGTCACCATTTTCGGTTTTCTTATTAAATTCATTTTCTGCTTCACGGTGTTGGtcagttttctttttatctttttttttctctgactTTGCCTGCTTATTTCCAAAACCTGAACCTTTTGCTTCTTTCTTTTCTACCTTTGTTTTAGGAACATCAGTTTTTCTACCATTCAGGGCTGGGAGTTTACTCTTACGAAAACCAAACCAGCTAGCTATAGAGGGCCCAGTCTTTTGCTTCATCTCAGCAGTGGGAGGCTTGTTTTGCCCTTGACCCTTCTGCACATTTTCCTGGATACACAACATGACTTTTTCTTCTATTGTAGGTTGTACAACAGATGAACTTAAAGCACTGGGAACCTCAGAGTTTTCTGATATCTTTAAAGAGGTTTCTTGTCTCTGTGACTTGCTTGCTTCAAGTTTACGAGGATATTGTATTCCATCCAAGTTTTGAAATGATGAAATGTGTTCTGTTGGAATAGTAGGTGATGACTCCAACTCCAATTCTGCTTGCATGATACTTTTTTTGTTTAGTGGATGCTGTTTAGAATTCTCACTGCTTTTTTCATTGTGGACAAATATACTTGGTGTATCTTTCTGAGAAGGTGATTCGTTTCCCTCACATTTTGAAATGCTGTGAAACAAGTCCACTTTTGGAGATGTTCTGAATGGTAGTCTGCTTGGGCTACCATGCTGACTATTGGAACTACTCATGCTTCCATCAGAAACTTGTCTAGAATATAAATTTTCTGGGACTTTTGAAGTATCTGAAAGGGTCTCTGATGCCATTGCTAAGCCAGGAGTGGCCTTGATTTGGAATCCTTCCATGGTAGAGTTCTGTCTTGTTAAAGAATTTCCTCTCTCAGAAGTGTTAGTAATAATCTGAGTCCGTACTTTTCCTAGACCTTCTGTCACAGGGATAGCTGGCTTTTCCCCTGTATGAATGCTGAAACTTTGACTACGGGCCTTTGCTCCATTCATTCCCAGAGCCGGTTTTAAGTATGCTTTGTTACTAGAAGAAACAGATCTCTTAACTAATTTGTTTTCTAATCCATCTCCTCGGTCTACCATAATGCTGCAGTTTTCAGGTGAGTGAGGAGATGCTGTATCCATAGTAAGTCCCATGgaaaaaatatcttttatttCAGTATCGGCCTTAGTGACTCTTAATTCCGTACCCATTGTTTCCATGGTGGTTAGACACATGGATTCATCCTGCTTGTACTTACATGAACTCACATTGCTTTTGGAAGCTGCATTTATACTGTCTTTTTCTTGTTTTCCTGGTACAGTAGAACTCTTCCTGAGGAGTTGGGGAGATTTTACAAGTTGTTTCAGTCCTACAGGGAGACGGGTTTTCAGTCCTTTCTCATGAGAATTTTGGACAGCATTTGTCATGTCACTGCCATGAAACGATAGTGGCAATGAGGAACGGTTAACATGAGATAGAAGAGGCTCGCTACTACTTGCTGTGTGACATTGTGGAGATGTGGGCAGACTGTTTGGCATTTTTTGTGGCTGAGGCACTCCACTGCCATTGGATAGTCCTTTTTTGCCTGAATACGTGCTTTGTGAGGAAACCGTTTCCAGTGACACACAAGCGAGAGAGAAAGTCTTAGCTGTCCGTAATCCTGGGTTAGAAAACTCCTGATTGCTGCAGAATACTGACTGATTAGAGGTTTTTGGGTTAGCTCTTTTTGTGAAAACTTTGGAAGGCCCTTGAGAGTTTCCAGGGGAGCTGTGGGACTTTTGAAGCATGTTTTGTGTGCTCATTTGTCCATTCTCTTGAAGGTGAACTAATTCAATTTTGGCCATGAGAGGTGTATTTTTTGTTAGCATTTCACGATTAGATTGATTATGAAAAGCAATAGGGTTTGCAGTTCCTTTTAAGGGTGATGATTTAAGAATATTTCTTGCAGTTTCATTGGGAACAGTTGCTCCTGGCTTTATGGATAAAGGTGGAGAATGTTCATAATTTGGTTTTATCAACAGTGAAGTTGACCGGcctggaggagggggtggtgaTGGGGATTGGGTTTCTACAGTTGCTAAATCACAATGAATATCTCTAGTTGGGGGCTCTCCATAGTCACTGCGTTCTATAAGGTGCTGAGGCAATAATGGTGATCCTGGAACTTGACTCTTTGGATTCTTTCTCCACTCACTTCTGCCTGGATTTTTAGAATTTTGAGGAAGATGGTGCTTTGGAATTTGTATGTCTATTTTCGAATCCAAATTATGAGTTGGACTTTGTGCCTTTTTGAATCTTGACAGTTTCATAGGCGGCAAAGCTGGTGATTTTTCTAGGGTTGTTGGGCCAGATGATGAGGCTGCAGCAGACTCACTATCTGTCATCTTAATTTTCTGTGGTGAAAACTTATTTCTGCTGGGTATTTTAGTCAAGTTTTGCTTTTGATTGATACCTGCATGAACAGTGGAGATGGAACTGGCCTTATATGATACATTGTACACTGGCTTCACTAGCTTTTGTCGTAGAGTATTTTGCAACAATGCTCTTTCAAAGTGTAAAGATTCACTGCATGTCATGGGGACAACTGTATTTTCATTCCCTACATTGTTCTGAAGAGTCTTTTTCTCTATTTCATCTTCAGGTGTTTCTAAAACAGTGTAGTTTCTAGCATCAGTTCCTGTCTGCGAATTAGTTATTCCCTGAGGTATAAATTCAGTGTATTCTGCATTGCGCCCACTTTGTGGTCGGTTGATGGAAAGTTCATTTCTAGTCACAGTGACTACTCCAGTTTGATGTGAACTGAATTCAATAGGCTCACCATCCTCAGCATCAAATATTACAGTAGTGCATTCTTCAGAAGAAGTCTTTTTAATAAGCTTTTGTTGTTTAATAAAATTACATGTCTTTGGCCCAATATCTGACTGAGCGGATACTTGTTTTTCCTCTCCATCAGTAGATACAAACTGAGAATTCTCCATCCCTGCAAGCATGTCAGAGCTCTTTGTATGCTTGTCAGTAAAGGGAGTTAATAACAACTCTGATGAACTTTTTTCATCACTGCTTTCTATATGTAATTCATCCATGACTTCATTGTCATCAGTATCTGAAAACTGTAAATTAAGGTCCTTCCAACCCAGATTAGCAGTGCTTTGATCTAGCTGCAGTACAGGCAGTTTAACATTTGTGCATGATTTTACCTCTGACTGAAAATCATTGACAAAACTAGTTAGTTTTTCAGGTCTTTCCTTTGAATTAAAATATGAACCTTTTTCTGGTAAACGTTTCCCATTAGGCTCCCAACCAAATAGACTGTCAGAAATACTGTGGGTTAATTTATTACAATAGAGCCTGCCACCTTTGCTTGGTACTTCATGCAGCAATACTAAAGATGAAGATTCATCATCTGCATCATCATGTGAATCTGAATCATAAATGAAAGTTTTGTTGTGCTCGATGCAAACGCTCCCTATTTCCATTGGCTTACAATGAGTTTGTTCTTCATGGCTGCCACATTTAATTCCAGGGGAATATATTCCTTCATTGGAGTTCATGCAATCTTTGTAACCCCATTTTGATATTACTGAAGATGGTTCAAATAATATTTTTCGTTTCTGTAACTTCTTCAGCCCTTCCAAAATGTGGTTTTCCTTGATACGAGTTGGAGGTGGATTGTCTGTAGGACTAGAGAGGTTGCTCGGTAGTGAAGAACCAATGCTTATTCTTTTATCCCAGCTTACAGATGActgttaaaaaaataagaatatgCTGGTAAGAAAAAAAGTAACACCTTTTATTTAATTGGTTATAAATTGCATATGGTATTAAGTCTCATCTAGACAAACTGCTATCTTTGGAATTGATGCCAATATTCTTTCTTAATACAGTATTTCATATTAGTGTGAAATGGGGAGTGTGATTGGCGTGTGTAAGAGAGAATGTGGGTAATGAGTAAGACAGAAAGAGAGCAGAAGAAATTTGAGTGTGAAAGAGAAAGGGAATGtctgaatgagagagagattgGAAAAGCAGAGGGAGAGAATGAGGATAGTTGACTTGATTTAGGGGAAAGAGGAAACGGGAATCAATGAGGTGAGTGAATGAAGAGTGAGAACAGAGGATAGTGAAGGGGCTGCACTCATGCATGCAAACTTATGGCCAGGTGATCTGCCATTTCAcatatgaggggaaaaaaataaagggaagactACACAGCATATATAGTAAATACTGCATATTTACATGAACTCCAGCACCACTATGACATGCTGGGCCCTGGGAGGAAACCCCATGAACCCTACTTCTACATTGAAGTCTGTGAGGTAATGGGGCCCTATATGGTACCTAAGATAGAGGTTTGTTACTATTGTTATTAGTAGTAGTGAAGAAGTGGGGTTGTTAGGCAAGTGGGCTTTGTATCCTGCAGATTAGAACTGTATTAGCAGCTCCTCTTGCCTGGATGTGACTCAGGCAGCTTAGAGACCCACCAAGCAGCCCAGAAGACAGCTAGGAAAGGTGATTCTTCTGCATTATGGACCATTTACGGGTCTTTTCTTATAACTGATGCTTGGATTTGAGATAGGAGAAGTCTATAGTAGGTCTTATGTTTATTGTTTGGTTTAATATGCTAacaaccaaaaataaatatagcaacccagaaaaagattttatttttgttaaccaGAGAGTCTGGTGTCTATTACTGAGGGAAACCCCTGAGCTCCCATACAGTCCCCAATAGTTTTCTACATGGAAATCTCCTCTTTTTGCCTTTTTCAACTTGCCTTTTTGAAAAGATAGGAAGCACAATACAACAGAAAATGCTTGAGTATGAACAGCAAACAAAAGTGCAAATTGAGCAAACTGTGATTTGCAAAGAAGAGCTAGAGATAGGCATAGCTAGAAAAGAAAAGGCAATTTTCTTACGGTGAGATAGTGTGACTGTGGTACTTTACTAAATTATAGCAAATGCATCTTTACCTTAAATATTACAGAAATTTCCTCCCTTCTGATTGCTTAGACTGTGCTCCCTGTGTGAAAGCCACATTTCTAAAATATCATTggaaaaattattgaaaaatatACTATAGGGAAATATCTTCCTCCAGCAAGTTGATGGACTAGTTATGACTTCACAAGAGTCTATGGATTCTACGATTCTAAATATAAACCATATTCACAGCGAAGGCCAAACCTTGATGTGATTTGCAAAACTTGCTTGGAATAGTTCTTGTTAAAATGTTTTGCATGGTTTTAAATGACTGTGATGCTTGCGAAAAGTGCTGGAGTGAATGTCCCGAGAAAATAAAACAATCCATTTAACAGTGGTAGAGGCAGTGGCAATGTGAGCATCTTTGTGCCTCAAGGCCACATGGAGAAGGACCATCTCAAAGAACGAGCAGGTAATTCTGGGCCAGGTTCTCTTCTGTGTCTAGCTTCTCTgcctggccccaacccagggcaCAGTTTAGAGGAGTGTTGCTCTAAGATCTATCAGCAGGAAATGATTTGCCAGCTGAGGATAGCCAAAACGTAGAGTGGTCCAGCCATACCTCTGCCCCACCAACAACACATCCTTTCTAACCTCCCTGagtagggggctgcagggaggggagcacAGGAGCCAGCTATGCTGTTTTTGTTGGCATTGAGGAGCCTTCAGCAAAGGTAAATCTCTAGCTAGGGTGATGCTCCTTTTGTGCTGCTTGGGTAACATAAAATTAGCAGAGCAGGACTGAGAATCTACCTCGCAGTCTTTGAACTCTAGAATGTTAAGTGTGTTAGTGGTTTTTCTGAGATGATCAACTGTCTACTGGGTACTTTACTCACACCACAAACTTCTTCCACTGAACAGATGTCTGATGGTAACTTTCAGTCACTATTTACCAGGGTTATAtctagggtcctaccaaattcaccgtccattttggtcaatttcatggtcagaggattttaaaaatcgtaaatttcacgatttcagatatttaaatctgaaatttcacggtgttgtaattgtaggggtcctgacccaaaaaggagttgtgtgtgtgtgggggggaggggcgggtcgCAAGGTTGTTGTagagggggttgcagtactgctacccttacttctgtgctgctgctggcggcggcggccCTGTCATCAGAGAcgggcggccggagagcggcagctgctgaccgggagcccagctctgaaggcagagccgccagtAGCAACAATGCATAAGTAAGGATGActtcagaattgggcccttgaCAGAGGTGAGAGTAAGCCGGTCCAGTCCGATATGGTGTACTGGTAAGAAAGCCGCTGATAACGgcagggggcaaaaggggcagctaccctggggctccagcagtgatttaaagggcctggggctcccggccaCCACCACTcctgtggctggagccctgggccccttAAATCACCACAGAAGCCccgggcagtgggggtggggcagcgctgaagggctggctaGGGGATTTtggcccctgccccgccccttctgccagAGGCCCTGCCACTCCCAGGGCTCagagctgcccccgccccaccttgcccaggaccccaGCCACCCTGCATACCAGTAAGtcatttaagttactttcacccctggtccttggtcagcagctgccactctctggccacccagctctgaaggcagcagcgcagaagtaagggtgccctggtatggtattgccacccttacttctgcgctgctgctggcagggtgctgccttcagagctgggtatcTGGCCAACAGCCacagctctctggctgcccagctcataaggcagtgcagaagtaagggtggcaatacttcgaacccctaaaataaccttgcagcccccccacctggaactcccttttgggtcaggacccccaagtTGAggaatgctggtctcccctgtgaaatctgtatagtgtagggtaaaagcacacagaagaccagatttcatggggggagactaGATTTTTACGGTCCGTgatgcttttttcatggccatgaatttggtagggccctagttatatcTGAACCTAAGAGTTGAAAGTTTCCATTTCCCAAATCCTTCACCCTTTACCTCCCTATTCTAGCGCCACTCAAAAAGCCTACTTTGAAGTTAGCATGCTTAGAAAAGGAAACTAAATGAAACATTCTTTCTGAGAAGAAACCTGGAGAAAATCCAAAACTACCAAGAAGTTACTGTTCAGAGAAGAAGCCTACCATTCAATATGCTCAGTTAATACAGAGACAGGGAGAATAGAAAACGATTAAAAACAATATGAGCTCAACTTGCTTAACCCTTTGGCACTGGTGGTGGTGATGCTCCCAGTGTTGTGTGCTAATTCATCATGCATTAGGACTTTGCATTGATGTAATTCAACAATTAGCGTCAAGGGACTAAACTTCCCTATATGATTCAAGCTGAAATCTCTCCAACTCTTTTATTTAAGGCCATTAGATCACATGAGACCTCCTTTCCGATGTATTTTTTCCTATTCATTGCAGAAGCAAACACTTTCAGTTCATAAGCTTCCTGCCTCCTAAACCATAacgacattttttttttaaatctgctaaaTCTACCAAATTTTACCCTTGATTAAACCAAGGCAACCCAAATGAAGCCAGTGTGGCACAGCTTGGCCTCATGTGTAAATGCATAGACTGGTTTTGCATGTTGCACTCTGTAGGCCCTTGTGCCAGATAGCTTAAAGAGTTAAGGAGGCCTGAAGTTTGTTCGGACCTCTCACATCTGCACATTTGCTCCCACCAAACTCTAGCAAGTTTGATAATCATTtaaagggatggggggagaagaggaataaAGGCAAATCGTTCAGAAATTTCTGACTGCTCCATCTTGTTTCAGATGAATTGAGTTAATAAATGAAACAAATCAATTTGCTTTACCCTTTTACTGCACGTCTTTCCATCATTCCAAGTGTAGGAGGAGCCACTGGAATATTCACTGCAAGCACTTGATAGAGAGAGTTCACTGCTACTGCAACTGCTCCGGGGATATAGGCGACTGGGCCCTGTCATATTTATTTGACTCTGGCATTTCAAGGCAGGTATACTGGATTTCACATTCTGCTGGCATTCCTAAAACACAAGAAGAAATGCAACAATCTTATGGGTAAAAACAGATCCCTTTCTCTTCTACCTGATTGATTTGGTTAATAGGGCAAAATGCAAGTGTGCCATTTATACTTGCCTAATATTCCATTAGGATCTGGTAATATTAATGAatagatataaaataaaaaaaacaatttaatgtTTAGCTTTAttagaacagaaaaaaatctcaatccctccaattatttttatttacttactatGGCTTCAGCATTCTGCTGGTCTTTCTGCAAGAGTATTTTGAATCTGTGTGAATTATGCTGTAGATATTAGCAGCATGCTCCAGTAAGATATCACAAACTAAGTTATAAGAGTACAAGTACATCTTGACAACTGCATTATAGCCCCACAATATAACAGATGAGGCTCCACCAACTGGACAAGGTAAATTAATTTAGTGTCCCAAACAGAATGTCCATTGAGAATGGAATCTCTCCATTACAGTCTAATTCTGGTTTCCTATCTAGTCCAAACCTTTGTCTAAGAAACTCTCGGATGCAGGACAATCCATCTTTGTGTCACTCTCAGACAGCTGAAGCCTCTTACTTATGCAATTTATTGACACTTTATGGCTGCCTTTAGTACTTGGGTAGTTATCGCCCCTCTCCAAATGCAATTTCAGCTGACTGTGACTAAATGCCAGCTTTGAGGAAGAGAGTAATGAAGAGCAGATAGCACGTTAGGTAAAATATTAAACCTTTGTAGGAGTATCTAGGATGTGTGTAATTTATATTCAAACTAGTTCTCTTGTGCCTAACAATGCTAGACTTTCTTTAATGTTAAGTGCCTGCACTGTTATGCTGTTATGATGATATCCTCGTCTGCCATATAGAATCAGAAACTTTTTTAATTACCAGGAATACTGAAGAGCAACATGACTACATTTTTCTGAAAGGTGGCTTAGAATTTCATTAAAACTAGAAAATAACCTCACAACCAAGCCTTAAGCAATATTTATTGATTTCCATTCTTGTTTATAGCCTGATGTAGTTTTGCTTAGATGGGTGTTTTCACATTTATATCCCAATAGGATACAAACAAATCTAAGGTTATATAATACATGAGCGGCTGGCAAAACTGTCAAATAGATTCAATGGATGTataaaatgtttcatggaaatcTTTGGAAAATATTCAATTTAGAGACCATTCTCCATATACTCTGTTCCATGCTGggttgctttttgtgtgtgtgatttcccCCCATTTATTACTACAAAGGCTGTTTGGCTGAGAACAGGATTTTTATTGCTGAGGAGTTCCTCAGCGACTGCTGCTCATTCCTCAAGTGACATCATAATACTCTGTCTGTAACAAACCTAATTACAGGGCAAATCATCGCTCCCTGTCATGGACAAAACCCCATGATCAGAAAAATCAGTCAGCAG of Natator depressus isolate rNatDep1 chromosome 11, rNatDep2.hap1, whole genome shotgun sequence contains these proteins:
- the NCKAP5 gene encoding nck-associated protein 5 isoform X4 gives rise to the protein MREKLIHELEEERHLRLESEKRLREVTLESERSRAQMRGLQEQFSRMEETVRNLLQNQGSPDQNGEGTVNIMKVYQEKLSEEDRKCKATMEHIHMAVDEYSRSESSSTEEEKEKTKLLVERLKVLEAENSALALENENQREQYERCLDEVANQVVQALLTQKDLREECVKLKTRVFDLEQQNRMLSMLFQQRVKPASDLLLQKLHSRILDLSSGDLLSDVERNRSLIQSRTTGVQIHECQQNVKSSIPALKCQSQINMTGPSRLYPRSSCSSSELSLSSACSEYSSGSSYTWNDGKTCSKRSSVSWDKRISIGSSLPSNLSSPTDNPPPTRIKENHILEGLKKLQKRKILFEPSSVISKWGYKDCMNSNEGIYSPGIKCGSHEEQTHCKPMEIGSVCIEHNKTFIYDSDSHDDADDESSSLVLLHEVPSKGGRLYCNKLTHSISDSLFGWEPNGKRLPEKGSYFNSKERPEKLTSFVNDFQSEVKSCTNVKLPVLQLDQSTANLGWKDLNLQFSDTDDNEVMDELHIESSDEKSSSELLLTPFTDKHTKSSDMLAGMENSQFVSTDGEEKQVSAQSDIGPKTCNFIKQQKLIKKTSSEECTTVIFDAEDGEPIEFSSHQTGVVTVTRNELSINRPQSGRNAEYTEFIPQGITNSQTGTDARNYTVLETPEDEIEKKTLQNNVGNENTVVPMTCSESLHFERALLQNTLRQKLVKPVYNVSYKASSISTVHAGINQKQNLTKIPSRNKFSPQKIKMTDSESAAASSSGPTTLEKSPALPPMKLSRFKKAQSPTHNLDSKIDIQIPKHHLPQNSKNPGRSEWRKNPKSQVPGSPLLPQHLIERSDYGEPPTRDIHCDLATVETQSPSPPPPPGRSTSLLIKPNYEHSPPLSIKPGATVPNETARNILKSSPLKGTANPIAFHNQSNREMLTKNTPLMAKIELVHLQENGQMSTQNMLQKSHSSPGNSQGPSKVFTKRANPKTSNQSVFCSNQEFSNPGLRTAKTFSLACVSLETVSSQSTYSGKKGLSNGSGVPQPQKMPNSLPTSPQCHTASSSEPLLSHVNRSSLPLSFHGSDMTNAVQNSHEKGLKTRLPVGLKQLVKSPQLLRKSSTVPGKQEKDSINAASKSNVSSCKYKQDESMCLTTMETMGTELRVTKADTEIKDIFSMGLTMDTASPHSPENCSIMVDRGDGLENKLVKRSVSSSNKAYLKPALGMNGAKARSQSFSIHTGEKPAIPVTEGLGKVRTQIITNTSERGNSLTRQNSTMEGFQIKATPGLAMASETLSDTSKVPENLYSRQVSDGSMSSSNSQHGSPSRLPFRTSPKVDLFHSISKCEGNESPSQKDTPSIFVHNEKSSENSKQHPLNKKSIMQAELELESSPTIPTEHISSFQNLDGIQYPRKLEASKSQRQETSLKISENSEVPSALSSSVVQPTIEEKVMLCIQENVQKGQGQNKPPTAEMKQKTGPSIASWFGFRKSKLPALNGRKTDVPKTKVEKKEAKGSGFGNKQAKSEKKKDKKKTDQHREAENEFNKKTENGDILDDVLKGKKNTRASQDIPGQIRCYQKSGSSTITYSAKDSFMKELLNRVDKKAAQQTESGSNNVSYRSVSKGSSQGSCLPSNSISTQGSHKKNSKTKADMEMQHETLTKVVTESQQEDEEDSITSTTCQSHVIESCCQMRTLDSGIGTFPLPDSGNRSTGRYISKQESTLETEVFMSPEQALPLAPSIKAKTLEREVPSTAKSPESVESMISHSTSDPAMTAKVVQPFQSRLPKPVSSGIINPPKQSGHEQVLVTSVSLEHTEKNVENKKILPDWSSKKATKKTKDKALRACTYSASSSSDTETEPEYETNDFGTAGEKLVDLTKNKQAEQEENTVRKSFMGSPMSILDLYQHSLYGHYGEDGPEQLTHYSLIEQLSGASSKEGKSKEIPSKLKQAEKTREDSENRLSKISLESLNKFNSNNVILLQKEKNCVNKVEGQKEENGKNEEASLNSSDSHVVDNLESLSDSLYDSFSSCASQGSNDV
- the NCKAP5 gene encoding nck-associated protein 5 isoform X6; translated protein: MLALRMLLKQLMKGLIVFQVVLKELLPKEYMDSNKYIEHLVTQLEEQRWNLWREKLSVAQLQREVARSESEGTMREKLIHELEEERHLRLESEKRLREVTLESERSRAQMRGLQEQFSRMEETVRNLLQNQGSPDQNGEGTVNIMKVYQEKLSEEDRKCKATMEHIHMAVDEYSRSESSSTEEEKEKTKLLVERLKVLEAENSALALENENQREQYERCLDEVANQVVQALLTQKDLREECVKLKTRVFDLEQQNRMLSMLFQQRVKPASDLLLQKLHSRILDLSSGDLLSDVERNRSLIQSRTTGVQIHECQQNVKSSIPALKCQSQINMTGPSRLYPRSSCSSSELSLSSACSEYSSGSSYTWNDGKTCSKRSSVSWDKRISIGSSLPSNLSSPTDNPPPTRIKENHILEGLKKLQKRKILFEPSSVISKWGYKDCMNSNEGIYSPGIKCGSHEEQTHCKPMEIGSVCIEHNKTFIYDSDSHDDADDESSSLVLLHEVPSKGGRLYCNKLTHSISDSLFGWEPNGKRLPEKGSYFNSKERPEKLTSFVNDFQSEVKSCTNVKLPVLQLDQSTANLGWKDLNLQFSDTDDNEVMDELHIESSDEKSSSELLLTPFTDKHTKSSDMLAGMENSQFVSTDGEEKQVSAQSDIGPKTCNFIKQQKLIKKTSSEECTTVIFDAEDGEPIEFSSHQTGVVTVTRNELSINRPQSGRNAEYTEFIPQGITNSQTGTDARNYTVLETPEDEIEKKTLQNNVGNENTVVPMTCSESLHFERALLQNTLRQKLVKPVYNVSYKASSISTVHAGINQKQNLTKIPSRNKFSPQKIKMTDSESAAASSSGPTTLEKSPALPPMKLSRFKKAQSPTHNLDSKIDIQIPKHHLPQNSKNPGRSEWRKNPKSQVPGSPLLPQHLIERSDYGEPPTRDIHCDLATVETQSPSPPPPPGRSTSLLIKPNYEHSPPLSIKPGATVPNETARNILKSSPLKGTANPIAFHNQSNREMLTKNTPLMAKIELVHLQENGQMSTQNMLQKSHSSPGNSQGPSKVFTKRANPKTSNQSVFCSNQEFSNPGLRTAKTFSLACVSLETVSSQSTYSGKKGLSNGSGVPQPQKMPNSLPTSPQCHTASSSEPLLSHVNRSSLPLSFHGSDMTNAVQNSHEKGLKTRLPVGLKQLVKSPQLLRKSSTVPGKQEKDSINAASKSNVSSCKYKQDESMCLTTMETMGTELRVTKADTEIKDIFSMGLTMDTASPHSPENCSIMVDRGDGLENKLVKRSVSSSNKAYLKPALGMNGAKARSQSFSIHTGEKPAIPVTEGLGKVRTQIITNTSERGNSLTRQNSTMEGFQIKATPGLAMASETLSDTSKVPENLYSRQVSDGSMSSSNSQHGSPSRLPFRTSPKVDLFHSISKCEGNESPSQKDTPSIFVHNEKSSENSKQHPLNKKSIMQAELELESSPTIPTEHISSFQNLDGIQYPRKLEASKSQRQETSLKISENSEVPSALSSSVVQPTIEEKVMLCIQENVQKGQGQNKPPTAEMKQKTGPSIASWFGFRKSKLPALNGRKTDVPKTKVEKKEAKGSGFGNKQAKSEKKKDKKKTDQHREAENEFNKKTENGDILDDVLKGKKNTRASQDIPGQIRCYQKSGSSTITYSAKDSFMKELLNRVDKKAAQQTESGSNNVSYRSVSKGSSQGSCLPSNSISTQGSHKKNSKTKADMEMQHETLTKVVTESQQEDEEDSITSTTCQSHVIESCCQMRTLDSGIGTFPLPDSGNRSTGRYISKQESTLETEVFMSPEQALPLAPSIKAKTLEREVPSTAKSPESVESMISHSTSDPAMTAKVVQPFQSRLPKPVSSGIINPPKQSGHEQVLVTSVSLEHTEKNVENKKILPDWSSKKATKKTKDKALRACTYSASSSSDTETEPEYETNDFGTAGEKLVDLTKNKQEIETS